One region of Halomonas huangheensis genomic DNA includes:
- a CDS encoding transporter substrate-binding domain-containing protein, with amino-acid sequence MKKISLALTLSLAALVSSSTVYAETLNVGANIGNLPWEFQDSDGDYVGFEIDLVNEVGSRLGYDEVAINNIPFNGLFSAVQSGRIDVAVSSITITAERLQSVSFAQPYYDSDQSLATSVDTGVTGLADLDGKVIGVDTGSTGDIWATEHQQEYGFAEIRRYEGLQPAMLDLTSGRLQAYISDIPAVQYYVRDKPQLQVVERIPSGEQYSMMFAKNSELAARASDVISTLKEEGFVAELHQKWFGAEAEATTSTVQVRDMPVAQ; translated from the coding sequence ATGAAGAAAATCTCTCTAGCACTGACTCTCTCTCTGGCAGCACTCGTGAGTTCCAGTACTGTCTACGCCGAAACCCTCAATGTAGGTGCAAATATCGGAAACTTGCCCTGGGAGTTTCAGGACTCCGATGGTGACTATGTCGGTTTCGAGATCGATCTTGTCAATGAAGTCGGTAGTCGTCTCGGCTATGACGAAGTAGCTATCAACAACATTCCCTTTAATGGTTTGTTCTCTGCGGTGCAGTCTGGGCGCATTGATGTCGCGGTATCATCGATTACCATCACCGCTGAGCGTCTGCAGTCGGTGTCCTTTGCTCAGCCCTACTACGACAGTGATCAATCCTTGGCTACCAGCGTTGATACCGGAGTCACCGGTCTGGCGGATCTCGACGGCAAGGTCATCGGTGTTGATACCGGTTCGACAGGTGATATCTGGGCCACCGAGCATCAGCAGGAGTATGGCTTCGCTGAAATCCGTCGTTATGAAGGCCTTCAACCGGCCATGCTTGATCTCACCAGTGGCCGCCTGCAAGCCTATATCTCGGATATTCCCGCCGTACAGTACTACGTCCGCGACAAGCCTCAGCTTCAGGTCGTAGAGCGAATCCCCAGCGGTGAACAGTACTCGATGATGTTTGCCAAAAACTCTGAGCTGGCGGCACGTGCCAGTGATGTTATCTCCACCTTGAAAGAAGAGGGCTTCGTCGCTGAGTTGCATCAGAAATGGTTTGGTGCCGAGGCTGAGGCGACGACCAGCACCGTGCAGGTGCGTGACATGCCAGTTGCCCAGTAA
- a CDS encoding allantoinase PuuE, which translates to MVQRDLIGYGEQLPEGSWPNGARLAINIVINYEEGSERSFAMGDADQETMTEWGSYVTPPGIRNLAMESMYEYGSRVGIWRILDILRDADVPATFFACAIALEQNPQVAKRAAADGHEFCSHGYRWEEVFRLSEDQEREHIRLAIESITRTTGKRPVGWYCRYGPSVHTRRLLVEEGGFLYDADAYNDDVPYFTEVSGKSHLVVPYTTDLNDFRFWLSPGLTSGHEFLDYLKEGFDVLLEEAERGPRMMSIGLHPRMIGRPGKIRSLKDFIAYAQTHEGVWFATREEIARAWVARGDTSSACGVPALEE; encoded by the coding sequence ATGGTCCAGCGTGACCTGATTGGTTACGGTGAGCAGCTACCTGAAGGCAGCTGGCCCAATGGGGCACGCCTGGCAATCAACATTGTCATCAATTATGAGGAAGGCTCCGAGCGTTCTTTTGCTATGGGCGATGCGGATCAGGAGACGATGACTGAATGGGGCAGTTACGTGACGCCTCCCGGCATCCGCAACCTGGCCATGGAATCGATGTATGAATATGGCTCGAGGGTCGGCATCTGGCGCATTCTGGATATTCTGCGCGATGCTGATGTGCCCGCGACCTTCTTTGCCTGTGCCATCGCTCTGGAGCAGAACCCCCAGGTCGCCAAGCGAGCTGCCGCAGATGGGCACGAGTTCTGTAGTCACGGATACCGCTGGGAAGAGGTGTTTCGTCTCAGCGAGGACCAGGAGCGTGAGCACATTCGGCTGGCAATTGAATCCATTACGCGTACCACCGGCAAGCGCCCGGTTGGCTGGTATTGCCGCTATGGGCCCAGCGTGCACACCCGTCGTCTATTGGTGGAGGAGGGAGGCTTCCTCTACGACGCCGATGCCTACAATGACGATGTGCCCTACTTTACCGAGGTTTCGGGCAAATCCCATCTGGTGGTGCCCTATACCACTGACCTCAATGATTTCCGTTTCTGGTTATCTCCTGGGCTGACCAGTGGCCATGAGTTCCTTGATTATTTAAAGGAGGGCTTTGATGTGCTGCTGGAAGAGGCTGAGAGAGGTCCTCGCATGATGTCAATCGGCTTGCATCCGAGAATGATTGGACGTCCGGGAAAGATCCGTTCACTCAAGGATTTCATCGCCTATGCCCAGACCCATGAAGGGGTATGGTTTGCTACACGAGAGGAGATTGCCAGGGCATGGGTGGCGCGTGGTGATACTTCGTCTGCTTGTGGAGTGCCTGCTCTTGAAGAATGA
- a CDS encoding peptide MFS transporter — protein MTTHKVSQPAEDKQFFGHPRSLATLFGMEVWERFSFYGMQAILLIYLYYEVSRGGLAISQSVAIGIVGAYGSAVYLASILGGWFADRLFGAERTLFYSGIVVMLGHIALAVLPGVHGVTAGLICVALGSGGVKATCSSLVGALYEPGSDRRDAGFSLFYLGINVGGFVGPLLTGLLQKNIGFHFGFGIAAIGMAIGLTQYAFGRKRLPESQKVAPNPLEAGAFKYYVIATAAIIGAVLVAVTIGWVRADNLSDVMLTIIAIFAVAYFCVILSSSRVTSEERRRVLAFIPLFLTSGAYWALYSQSYTVITAFFDQRVDRSVFGWEVPVGWLVSAQALTVIVLSGVFAWLWTRLGKRQPSSASKFVIAMFIIGLTFLGYLPFLGSDAASMPLIMLIVLLLGFTASELCLSPIGLSVTTRLAPAAFQTQMMALFFMSLALGFAAGGSLGGFYTEENEVQYFIGMAGLGIVTAVLLALCLPFIKYASRGTE, from the coding sequence ATGACGACCCACAAGGTCTCGCAACCTGCTGAAGATAAACAGTTCTTCGGCCATCCCCGGTCTCTCGCCACGCTGTTCGGCATGGAAGTCTGGGAGCGCTTCTCCTTCTACGGCATGCAGGCCATTCTGCTGATCTACCTCTATTACGAGGTCAGCCGTGGGGGATTGGCGATCAGCCAGTCGGTCGCCATCGGTATCGTTGGTGCCTACGGCAGTGCCGTGTATCTGGCGTCGATTCTCGGTGGCTGGTTCGCCGACCGGCTGTTCGGTGCCGAGCGCACGCTGTTCTATTCCGGCATCGTGGTCATGCTTGGGCATATTGCACTGGCGGTGCTGCCCGGTGTGCATGGTGTTACGGCAGGTTTGATCTGTGTGGCGCTAGGTAGCGGTGGGGTCAAGGCGACCTGCTCATCATTGGTGGGGGCGTTGTACGAGCCCGGCAGTGATCGACGCGACGCCGGTTTCTCGCTGTTCTATCTAGGTATCAATGTCGGCGGTTTCGTCGGTCCGCTACTGACCGGTCTGCTGCAGAAGAACATCGGCTTTCACTTCGGTTTCGGCATCGCCGCCATCGGTATGGCCATCGGACTGACTCAGTACGCCTTCGGCCGCAAGCGACTCCCGGAATCCCAGAAGGTTGCCCCCAACCCTCTGGAAGCTGGTGCGTTCAAGTATTACGTCATCGCCACTGCCGCAATCATCGGTGCAGTGCTGGTCGCTGTCACCATCGGCTGGGTACGTGCCGACAATCTGTCGGATGTAATGCTGACCATCATCGCCATCTTTGCGGTTGCCTACTTCTGCGTGATCCTCTCTTCCAGCCGTGTGACCAGTGAAGAGCGACGCCGTGTGCTGGCCTTCATCCCGCTGTTCCTGACCAGCGGTGCCTACTGGGCTCTGTACAGTCAGTCCTACACGGTGATCACCGCCTTCTTCGATCAGCGTGTCGATCGCAGCGTGTTCGGCTGGGAAGTTCCGGTCGGTTGGTTGGTGTCCGCTCAGGCGTTGACCGTCATCGTCCTCTCCGGGGTCTTTGCCTGGTTGTGGACCCGGCTGGGCAAGCGACAGCCCAGCTCGGCCAGCAAGTTCGTGATTGCGATGTTCATTATCGGCCTGACCTTCCTCGGCTATCTGCCCTTCCTCGGCAGCGATGCTGCCAGCATGCCGCTGATCATGCTGATTGTCCTGCTGCTGGGCTTCACCGCCTCGGAGCTGTGCCTGTCACCCATCGGCCTGTCGGTGACAACCCGGTTGGCCCCGGCGGCCTTCCAGACCCAGATGATGGCGTTGTTCTTCATGTCACTGGCGCTGGGCTTTGCCGCTGGCGGCAGCCTCGGTGGCTTCTACACCGAAGAGAACGAGGTCCAGTACTTCATCGGCATGGCCGGGTTGGGTATCGTCACCGCAGTGCTGTTGGCGCTGTGCCTGCCGTTCATCAAGTACGCTTCACGCGGTACCGAGTAA
- a CDS encoding alpha/beta fold hydrolase translates to MKAQQPSVPGLDIIDHSIEVPLNWSQPDSGKTIEVFFREVCQPGNRDSELPLLVFLQGGPGGKSPRPTSAGPGWLLEAIKHFRVILPDQRGTGRSSRITGETMAAFADPEQGADYLACFNTHAIVADLEHIRQQVYGGVRWHSLGQSYGGFLTLSYLSSAPQGLEKCYITGGIPGLTPDADEVYRLTWRRVQRKMSAFVARYPEDGQTLNAIADYIARHQPTLPNGDPLTIPRLQSLGLLLGMGDGFERLHWLLEEAFNDDSQQSLNHHFLCDVMALTGFDENPLYAALHEHIYASPDTICDWAAERQRLQLPEFSPSHRPLQLGGEMIHPWMFDEISVLKPFRDAVHCLAQRRLAKPFYDPQQLAANEVPVAALIYFDDMYVDASLSLASAEAIGNLQYWVTNEYEHDGLRQDPSVFTRLMAMIEEA, encoded by the coding sequence ATGAAAGCCCAGCAACCGTCTGTTCCCGGACTCGATATCATCGATCACAGTATCGAGGTGCCTCTGAATTGGTCACAGCCTGACAGTGGCAAGACCATCGAGGTGTTCTTCCGCGAGGTCTGCCAACCCGGCAACCGCGATAGCGAGCTGCCGTTGCTGGTGTTTCTACAGGGTGGGCCGGGAGGCAAATCACCACGCCCGACCTCGGCTGGTCCCGGCTGGTTGCTGGAGGCGATCAAACACTTTCGCGTGATCCTGCCCGACCAACGTGGCACCGGTCGTAGCTCGCGGATCACCGGCGAAACCATGGCGGCCTTCGCCGATCCCGAGCAGGGCGCCGACTATCTGGCCTGCTTCAATACCCATGCCATCGTCGCCGATCTCGAGCATATTCGTCAGCAGGTCTATGGCGGCGTGCGCTGGCATAGCCTGGGCCAGAGCTATGGCGGCTTTCTGACCCTGAGTTATCTGTCCTCGGCACCACAGGGGCTGGAGAAGTGCTACATCACCGGCGGTATTCCCGGCCTGACCCCTGATGCCGATGAGGTCTATCGCCTCACCTGGCGTCGTGTTCAGCGCAAGATGTCGGCGTTTGTGGCGCGTTATCCCGAAGATGGGCAGACATTGAACGCGATTGCCGATTACATAGCCCGGCATCAGCCGACGCTGCCCAACGGCGACCCGCTGACCATCCCGCGCCTGCAGAGCCTCGGCCTGCTGCTGGGCATGGGCGATGGCTTCGAACGCTTGCACTGGCTGCTTGAGGAAGCCTTCAACGACGACAGCCAGCAATCTCTCAACCATCACTTCCTGTGCGACGTGATGGCGTTGACCGGCTTCGACGAGAACCCGCTCTACGCCGCCCTGCATGAACACATATATGCCTCTCCCGATACGATCTGCGATTGGGCCGCCGAACGCCAGCGTCTACAGCTCCCGGAATTCTCGCCATCACACCGCCCTCTGCAATTGGGCGGCGAGATGATTCATCCGTGGATGTTCGACGAGATCAGTGTGCTCAAGCCATTCCGCGACGCCGTGCACTGTCTGGCCCAGCGACGCCTGGCAAAGCCGTTCTACGACCCACAGCAGTTAGCAGCCAATGAGGTTCCGGTCGCGGCCCTGATCTACTTCGATGACATGTATGTCGACGCCAGCTTGTCGCTGGCCAGTGCCGAGGCCATCGGCAATCTCCAGTACTGGGTGACCAATGAGTACGAACACGACGGCCTGCGCCAGGACCCCAGCGTCTTCACTCGACTGATGGCGATGATCGAGGAGGCGTGA
- the hpaI gene encoding 4-hydroxy-2-oxoheptanedioate aldolase: MSTTSFTTNHFKLALREGRPQIGLWLSMADSYSAEICATSGFDWLLIDGEHGPNDVRSTLSNLQAVSAYPSHPVVRAVQGDTALIKQLLDIGAQTLLVPMVDTPEQAAATVAATRYPPEGIRGVAPSIVRASRWNAEPDYIHRANEEICLLVQAESVTALNNLAAICAIDGIDGVFVGPADLAASMGHLGNPNHPEVQAAIDEAITTIIASGKAAGTLTSDPGQARHYLALGAQFVAVGLDVSLLAQAVRQRAADFDLPPHHSHLT; this comes from the coding sequence ATGAGTACCACCAGCTTCACAACCAACCACTTCAAGCTGGCGCTGCGTGAAGGCCGCCCACAGATCGGCCTGTGGCTATCGATGGCTGACTCCTATAGTGCGGAGATATGCGCGACATCGGGCTTCGACTGGCTGCTGATCGATGGCGAGCATGGACCCAATGATGTGCGCTCCACGCTTTCCAATCTGCAGGCGGTCTCCGCCTACCCCAGCCATCCGGTGGTGCGTGCTGTTCAGGGAGACACTGCACTCATCAAACAGTTACTGGATATTGGTGCTCAGACACTGCTGGTACCAATGGTCGATACACCAGAACAAGCTGCAGCCACCGTCGCCGCTACTCGCTATCCCCCAGAAGGCATTCGTGGGGTCGCACCTTCCATCGTTCGCGCCTCACGCTGGAACGCCGAGCCAGACTACATCCACCGTGCCAATGAGGAAATCTGCCTGCTTGTCCAGGCAGAAAGTGTGACGGCGCTCAACAACCTGGCGGCAATCTGCGCCATCGACGGTATTGATGGTGTCTTTGTCGGCCCAGCAGACCTCGCCGCATCCATGGGCCATCTCGGCAACCCGAACCATCCCGAGGTTCAGGCTGCCATCGATGAGGCCATCACCACCATTATCGCCAGCGGCAAAGCCGCCGGCACTCTGACCAGCGATCCCGGTCAGGCAAGACATTACCTGGCCCTTGGAGCCCAGTTTGTGGCAGTGGGGCTCGATGTTTCACTGCTGGCTCAAGCAGTGCGTCAGCGCGCGGCTGATTTCGATCTTCCCCCCCACCATAGCCACCTCACATAG
- a CDS encoding zinc metalloprotease: protein MTDHQRSSAVCRGCGTMQVHRRLLDNDPEYARRQRDIEDQAFRARRAGNLLREGCSRIPVVVHVVHHTEEQNISREQIESQIAVLNQDFRRQNADRNQVPDAFAEFAGDARLQFELATADPNGNPSEGITRTQTAHDSFDVDDGVKSSAIGGQDAWPADRYLNIWVCQLRAGLLGYAQFPGGPAATDGVVVTYTAFGTTGTARAPSNQGRTTTHEVGHWLNLRHIWGDDGDGCSGSDFVDDTPNQAGPNTGKPEFPSVSCDNAPHGDMFMNFMDYVDDDTMVMFTNGQVSRMQSCLDSARRDIGEPVACTSS from the coding sequence ATGACGGACCATCAGAGATCATCAGCAGTCTGCCGTGGCTGCGGTACCATGCAGGTACACCGCCGCTTGCTTGACAATGACCCGGAGTATGCCCGGCGCCAGCGGGATATAGAGGACCAGGCGTTTCGCGCCCGGCGCGCCGGCAATCTACTGCGGGAGGGGTGTTCCAGAATTCCGGTGGTGGTGCATGTGGTGCATCATACCGAGGAACAGAACATCTCCCGTGAACAGATAGAGAGCCAGATCGCGGTCCTGAACCAGGATTTTCGCCGCCAGAACGCCGACCGTAACCAGGTTCCGGATGCTTTTGCCGAATTTGCCGGTGATGCGCGTCTTCAGTTTGAGCTGGCCACCGCTGATCCGAATGGTAATCCCAGCGAAGGCATTACTCGGACGCAAACAGCGCATGACAGCTTCGATGTTGATGATGGCGTCAAGTCCAGCGCCATTGGTGGTCAGGATGCGTGGCCGGCGGATCGTTACCTCAATATCTGGGTCTGTCAGCTGCGCGCAGGCTTGTTGGGCTATGCCCAGTTTCCCGGAGGGCCAGCGGCGACAGACGGCGTGGTGGTCACCTACACCGCCTTCGGCACCACCGGTACCGCCAGAGCGCCTTCCAACCAGGGGCGTACTACTACCCATGAGGTAGGCCATTGGCTGAATCTGCGCCATATATGGGGTGACGATGGTGACGGCTGCTCAGGCAGCGACTTTGTCGACGACACTCCCAACCAGGCCGGCCCCAATACCGGAAAACCGGAATTTCCCAGTGTTTCCTGTGATAACGCACCACATGGCGACATGTTCATGAACTTCATGGACTACGTCGACGACGACACCATGGTCATGTTCACCAATGGGCAGGTGTCGCGTATGCAGTCATGCCTCGACAGCGCGCGGCGGGATATCGGCGAGCCTGTGGCCTGCACTTCCAGTTGA
- a CDS encoding MFS transporter, with translation MPFKITAIRARYPRLAELALALGGFGIGTSEFVIMGLMERVAGDLSVTSADVGYAISAYALGVVVGAPLISALAARVPRRTLLIALMLVFALGNIASAMAPGFWSFVGLRFLAGLPHGAYFGVAALVAAAAVPIEERARAVSRVMLGLTTAIVIGAPLATWAGQWLGWQFAFQAVGVIAFITMGMIRLFVPRQPHDVEASPKRELTALVKQRVLFTLGVASIGFGGMFSVFSYVVPTLRAQADMPETVGPWVLAIFGIGGILGNLVGARAADRNLMKSVPRILVWCLVVQAGFYFAANNLYTGILFVGLVGTSMALGPALQTRLMDVAGDAQTMAASMNHAAFNCANALGAWLAGVTIKSGATWSSSGLVGAGLAFGGLVVFYIGLRMEKRSDKRRALRAQSKSL, from the coding sequence ATGCCATTCAAGATTACCGCCATCCGAGCACGCTATCCGCGCCTGGCGGAGCTCGCCCTGGCCCTTGGCGGGTTCGGTATCGGTACCAGCGAATTCGTGATCATGGGCTTGATGGAGCGTGTCGCCGGCGACCTCTCGGTGACTAGTGCGGATGTCGGCTACGCCATTTCCGCGTACGCGCTGGGTGTAGTGGTCGGTGCACCGTTGATATCGGCGCTTGCGGCGCGAGTCCCGCGCCGCACACTGCTGATTGCGCTGATGCTGGTATTTGCTCTCGGCAATATCGCCAGTGCCATGGCGCCAGGTTTCTGGTCATTTGTTGGTCTACGCTTCCTCGCCGGCTTGCCCCATGGCGCCTACTTCGGTGTTGCCGCGTTGGTCGCCGCGGCCGCAGTACCCATCGAGGAACGCGCCAGGGCCGTGAGCCGCGTGATGCTGGGTTTGACTACCGCCATCGTGATTGGGGCGCCACTGGCCACCTGGGCCGGACAGTGGCTGGGTTGGCAGTTCGCCTTCCAGGCCGTGGGGGTCATTGCCTTCATTACCATGGGCATGATTCGCCTGTTCGTGCCGCGTCAGCCACACGATGTGGAGGCCAGCCCGAAGCGCGAGCTGACGGCGCTGGTCAAGCAGCGCGTACTCTTTACGCTGGGCGTGGCCAGCATCGGCTTCGGCGGCATGTTCTCCGTGTTCAGTTATGTGGTACCGACGCTGCGCGCCCAGGCGGATATGCCGGAAACGGTCGGCCCCTGGGTACTGGCAATCTTCGGTATCGGTGGCATTCTGGGTAATCTGGTAGGAGCTCGTGCCGCTGACAGGAACTTGATGAAGTCGGTGCCGCGTATTCTGGTCTGGTGTCTGGTGGTACAGGCAGGCTTCTACTTCGCCGCCAATAATCTTTACACCGGCATCCTGTTCGTCGGACTGGTTGGCACCAGCATGGCGTTGGGTCCTGCATTGCAGACCCGCCTGATGGATGTCGCTGGCGATGCCCAGACCATGGCCGCGTCAATGAACCATGCGGCCTTCAACTGTGCCAACGCCCTCGGTGCCTGGCTGGCCGGCGTGACCATCAAGTCCGGTGCCACCTGGTCATCCAGTGGTCTGGTTGGCGCCGGACTCGCCTTCGGCGGACTGGTGGTGTTCTACATTGGCCTGCGGATGGAGAAGCGCAGCGACAAGCGTCGCGCCCTGCGCGCGCAGTCGAAGAGCCTCTGA
- a CDS encoding phosphatidate cytidylyltransferase, with the protein MMSSTIPAGLWTLLSAVAGLLSVASIIGYALKRRYSPQGDNDVVENLNQRIRSWWIMAILLGIALLGGRTAVVLLFAFASFSALREFISLVQARQSDHWALALVFFVILPVQYIFVWQHYYGMFSIFIPVYAFLLLPVIAALRGDSKGYLVRISEVQWALMICVFCVSHVPALLSLEIPGFEGRNMLLIAFLIVVVQLSDVLQYVWGKLLGRHPIAPNLSPSKTVEGFIGGVASATLIGGCLAWMTPFSFLQAAALAMMIALLGFAGGLVMSAIKRDRGIKDWGHLIEGHGGFIDRLDSVVFSAPIFFHVVRYFWSTV; encoded by the coding sequence ATGATGAGTAGTACCATTCCGGCGGGGCTCTGGACCCTGCTCAGTGCGGTGGCCGGCCTGCTGTCGGTGGCCAGTATCATCGGTTACGCGCTCAAGCGTCGCTATTCTCCGCAGGGCGACAATGATGTGGTCGAGAATCTCAATCAGCGGATTCGCTCCTGGTGGATCATGGCGATCCTGCTGGGGATTGCTCTGTTGGGGGGGCGCACCGCAGTAGTGTTGCTGTTCGCTTTCGCCTCGTTTTCGGCACTGCGCGAGTTCATCAGCCTTGTTCAGGCACGTCAGTCCGATCACTGGGCATTGGCACTGGTGTTCTTTGTGATATTGCCGGTGCAGTACATCTTCGTCTGGCAACACTACTACGGCATGTTCTCGATCTTCATCCCGGTCTATGCCTTCCTGCTGTTACCGGTGATAGCGGCACTGCGCGGTGACAGCAAGGGCTACCTGGTACGCATCAGTGAGGTGCAGTGGGCACTCATGATCTGCGTGTTCTGCGTATCTCATGTGCCGGCGCTGTTGAGCCTCGAGATTCCCGGTTTTGAAGGCCGAAATATGCTGTTGATTGCCTTCCTGATTGTGGTCGTGCAGCTCAGTGATGTACTGCAGTACGTGTGGGGAAAGTTGCTGGGCAGACACCCGATCGCTCCCAACCTGTCACCATCGAAGACCGTGGAAGGCTTTATTGGCGGGGTGGCCAGTGCCACCTTGATCGGCGGCTGTCTGGCATGGATGACACCGTTCAGCTTTCTTCAGGCGGCGGCATTGGCGATGATGATCGCCTTGCTGGGCTTCGCCGGTGGGTTGGTGATGTCAGCGATCAAGCGTGACCGGGGCATCAAGGACTGGGGGCATCTGATCGAAGGGCATGGCGGATTTATCGATCGTCTCGATTCGGTGGTGTTCTCGGCACCGATCTTCTTTCACGTGGTGCGCTACTTCTGGTCGACAGTATAG
- a CDS encoding lysophospholipid acyltransferase family protein translates to MIRQWTASLTAAMVRLMARLVTAARPVWQGMEPIPRQRIYFANHASHGDFVLIWMTLPPRLRQSARPVAGADYWQASRLRRFLIHDVFHGLLIERHEPRKENPLEIMNAAINAGDSLILFPEGTRNTTEHPLQEFRSGLYQLSCTHPGIELVPVWIDNLNRVLPKGEVVPIPLLCSVIYGQPLTLESDENRDAFLARARASLLALSPAHGGKSQDDE, encoded by the coding sequence GTGATTCGGCAATGGACGGCCTCTCTAACGGCAGCAATGGTGCGCCTGATGGCGCGATTGGTGACAGCGGCCCGCCCCGTGTGGCAGGGCATGGAGCCGATACCGCGCCAGCGTATCTACTTTGCCAACCATGCCAGCCATGGGGATTTCGTACTGATCTGGATGACCTTGCCGCCACGTCTGCGTCAGTCTGCTAGACCGGTGGCCGGTGCCGATTACTGGCAGGCCTCGCGATTGCGGCGATTCCTGATTCATGACGTATTCCATGGGCTATTGATCGAGCGGCACGAGCCGCGCAAGGAAAACCCGCTGGAGATAATGAATGCTGCGATCAACGCTGGTGACTCGCTGATCCTGTTCCCGGAGGGCACCCGTAATACCACGGAGCATCCGTTACAGGAGTTTCGCTCGGGGCTTTATCAATTGAGCTGCACCCACCCCGGGATAGAGTTGGTGCCGGTATGGATCGATAACCTCAACCGGGTATTACCCAAGGGTGAGGTTGTGCCGATTCCTCTACTGTGCAGCGTGATCTATGGTCAACCACTGACACTTGAGTCGGACGAGAATCGAGACGCCTTCCTTGCGCGGGCTCGAGCATCGCTGCTGGCGCTTTCGCCAGCCCATGGAGGGAAGTCGCAAGATGATGAGTAG
- the gmk gene encoding guanylate kinase: MSQGTLFIVSAPSGAGKTSLVRELIESLDGIQVSVSHTTRAMRPGEVDGVNYHFVDVATFEGMVAKGDFFEHARVFDNYYGTSRSAVEALLAAGQDVILEIDWQGARQVREQMDNAVSVFILPPSREELERRLASRGTDDHQVISGRMREAVSEMSHYGEYDFVVINDDFTSAQDELRALVIAHRLETQRQRQHHTRLLDALLAS, encoded by the coding sequence ATGTCCCAAGGCACGCTGTTCATCGTTTCCGCCCCCTCCGGCGCCGGCAAGACCAGTCTGGTGCGTGAGCTGATCGAGAGCCTCGACGGTATTCAGGTTTCTGTCTCGCATACCACCCGCGCCATGCGTCCGGGTGAGGTCGACGGGGTCAACTACCACTTTGTCGATGTCGCTACCTTCGAAGGCATGGTCGCCAAAGGTGACTTCTTCGAGCACGCCAGGGTCTTCGACAACTACTACGGTACCTCGCGCAGCGCCGTGGAAGCTTTGCTGGCTGCCGGCCAGGACGTGATTCTCGAGATCGACTGGCAAGGCGCACGCCAGGTCCGTGAGCAGATGGACAACGCTGTATCGGTATTTATACTGCCACCATCGCGCGAGGAGCTGGAGCGTCGCCTGGCCAGCCGTGGCACCGACGACCATCAGGTGATCAGTGGCCGGATGCGTGAAGCCGTCAGTGAAATGTCGCATTACGGTGAGTATGATTTCGTGGTGATCAACGACGACTTCACCAGCGCGCAGGACGAGCTTCGAGCGCTGGTGATCGCCCACCGCCTCGAAACTCAGCGTCAGCGTCAGCACCACACCAGGCTGCTGGATGCCCTGCTGGCATCCTGA
- the rpoZ gene encoding DNA-directed RNA polymerase subunit omega — protein sequence MARVTVEDCLENVENRFKLVMISTQRARQLARGSRDALLPWENDKVTVMALREIADGLIDSSVLDEPLEAPTRFRPEYQSSPSEE from the coding sequence ATGGCACGTGTTACCGTCGAAGATTGTCTGGAAAATGTCGAGAATCGCTTCAAGCTGGTGATGATTTCCACCCAGCGCGCTCGTCAGCTGGCTCGCGGTTCCCGTGACGCCCTACTGCCGTGGGAAAACGACAAGGTCACCGTCATGGCGCTGCGCGAAATCGCTGATGGCTTGATCGACTCAAGCGTTCTTGATGAGCCGCTGGAAGCCCCTACTCGCTTCCGCCCCGAGTACCAAAGCTCGCCCTCCGAGGAGTGA